One genomic window of Lytechinus variegatus isolate NC3 chromosome 1, Lvar_3.0, whole genome shotgun sequence includes the following:
- the LOC121419210 gene encoding cholesterol 24-hydroxylase-like produces the protein MCGTDRADRQTVLSDHIQALRGQANGPSSYTGKAVYTQQPRLSKMELNVAASILFYVFLVVACTVGTAFVVFTLFLYRFNRKYGHLPCPRPTGFFTGHLSHFNAVAKKLDFPPLLLMYQWTRELGPVFYLRFVLQPMVVCSDSKAVKEVCLDSRHLKPQSMYVGFYSVFGERFMGNGLVSQTDHEKWHTRRALLNPAFNRKYLMQMMDLFNDSATRLRDHLVPLADGKTLVKMLDHFNDVTLDVIAKVGFDMDINAVERPDCPFPSAVALALEGMDVIFKQPMMMVDPRSKARKYRRSVRDAIKLVRKFGKDCIEQRRAAKKRGEELPKDILTCILEVEDDLCNGQNIDTADMIDEFGTFFVAGQETTSNLLAFTLLESGRHEDVAKRLKAEVDEVLGNKPNIEYSDLPKLEYMSRVFKETMRLNPPVSGVIRGLACDVNSSGYVIPKGSNIFFGTYLTSRQEEYFDDPLLFNPDRFIPTDELPRHLYAYFPFAIGQRNCIGQQLALIESKVILAKLLQSFDFRLEQSQRHVLLSNVTNKPFDRCKNYISHRD, from the exons ATGTGTGGTACTGATCGGGCTGATCGTCAAACCGTATTATCTGACCATATTCAAGCTTTGAGAGGACAGGCAAATGGACCGAGTTCGTATACCGGCAAAGCGGTGTACACACAACAGCCAAGATTATCCAAAATGGAGTTAAATGTCGCGGCCAGCATACTTTTCTATGTATTCCTTGTGGTAGCATGTACAGTTGGAACTGCCTTCGTGGTGTTTACGTTGTTTTTGTATCGATTTAacaggaaatatggacatttgCCTTGCCCAAGACCGACAGG CTTCTTCACTGGTCACTTGTCTCATTTCAATGCTGTTGCGAAGAAACTGGATTTCCCGCCCCTGTTGCTGATGTACCAATG GACGAGAGAACTCGGACCAGTCTTCTATCTGCGATTTGTTTTACAACCGATGGTGGTATGCAGCGACTCTAAAGCGGTGAAG GAGGTTTGCCTTGATAGCCGCCATCTTAAGCCACAAAGCATGTACGTAGGATTCTATTCCGTGTTTGGCGAGAGATTCATGGGCAACGGACTGGTCTCACAAACTGATCACGAGAAATGGCACACAAGGCGAGCTCTTCTAAACCCAGCATTCAATCGAAA GTATCTCATGCAAATGATGGATCTCTTCAACGACAGTGCGACCCGCTTGCGGGATCACCTTGTCCCTCTAGCAGACGGCAAAACTCTCGTAAAAATGCTAGACCATTTCAACGATGTCACCTTGGATGTCATTGCTAAG GTTGGATTTGACATGGATATAAACGCTGTTGAGAGGCCTGACTGCCCGTTCCCGTCGGCGGTGGCGCTCGCTCTTGAAGGAATGGATGTTATATTCAAGCAACCTATGATGATG GTGGATCCTCGCAGTAAGGCTCGTAAATACCGCCGATCGGTGCGCGACGCCATTAAACTGGTACGAAAATTTGGCAAGGATTGCATTGAACAGAGAAGAGCGGCAAAGAAGAGAGGTGAAGAGTTGCCTAAGGACATCCTGACATGTATCCTGGAAGTCGAAGACGATCTCTGCAATGGACAAAACATCGACACAGCAGACATGATTGATGAGTTTGGGACATTCTTCGTAGCAG GTCAAGAAACCACGAGCAACCTCCTCGCCTTTACCTTACTCGAATCTGGAAGACATGAAGACGTGGCAAAGAG GCTAAAAGCTGAAGTTGATGAAGTCCTGGGGAATAAACCGAATATTGAGTACTCAGACCTCCCCAAGCTGGAGTATATGTCTCGG GTGTTTAAAGAAACGATGCGACTTAACCCTCCTGTGAGTGGAGTAATACGTGGTCTAGCTTGTGACGTCAATTCTTCGGGTTACGTCATACCAAAAGGATCAAATATATTT TTTGGAACATATCTAACGTCACGACAGGAAGAATACTTCGACGACCCTCTTCTATTCAACCCGGATCGATTTATTCCCACTGATGAACT cCCACGTCACCTTTATGCATACTTCCCCTTCGCCATTGGTCAACGGAATTGTATTGGACAGCAGTTAGCTCTG ATCGAATCCAAGGTGATCTTGGCGAAACTGCTGCAGAGCTTCGATTTCAGATTGGAGCAGTCCCAGCGTCACGTCCTTCTTTCGAACGTCACCAATAAACCGTTTGACAGATGTAAGAACTACATTAGCCACCGAGACTGA
- the LOC121419199 gene encoding toll-like receptor 3, which translates to MEVSHILHFLLLGFSSLFVRHVDAHVGFEATTSSTLLTSKSTHGCNQDMDFRMVDCSHRDLKEVPQDLSKDIVLLDLSNNRIKMLLNSSFDVYPLITSLYISNNDLGVIESTSFHPLHGLKILNLSCNPRLVLPVKDVFKMSPQLITLYLEEANLMTLPNDTLQSSQNLHRLLLSKNKLSFINISSCGKVDKVYMDGNQIQRIAKGWFTFVCHSDFLDLTDNPIQFVDPDDFASLNIRSLKLGFYPLSEEVLINTTLGISKSNLQELTIVRGYSGAFPEGLFDPLCNSSLSVLNFYGNELTYLPPLVFANLTKLKQFTFSYNSLPIDIIPPEIFNGMESLDVLNISNNDITEINPDNQTWTLVNLTQLNLRENSLTKILSSTFRGLESLISLDMNSNKELSFLELNAFSGLSSIQYIDLSGTNVYDLQLNIPTLRILSLNFILESPNWTPSRSPFRYLQSLVDFSLRKSSIFIVHLFSNATNASLFDGLLNLHRLDLSGNYFDGTKFFDNTLPPGIFRQLFALQELIIDDCKIENVHPHFFTGLESLQTLSLKGNNIKSLDGRLLWILPQLGSINLGGNQISYLERLIFLKNAKLTKLSLADNKLTSLNQSAFKPIASSISLLDLSNNPIACNCDIQWLIDLLNENIDLDNKDNTICTIASIEPLRLKHLLDFDPNQFCTGNIGLISLISLTIVCFIVISIITYHNRWYLKYKIFLLKLAAVGYREMQDAREHDDYEFDLNIIFYDDDEVWVREHFRPALVEHLPQFRRNVFGDEDLVLGMHYLDAVDYVVTHSYKTIIVLSKAAVKDRWFVLKFRTAMDHVSDTLTEFVMVVFLEDIHDDEMPFLVRLYLRDGRPYIHWTEDVRGQEYFWNKLTKYLTINLRTNDILPNE; encoded by the coding sequence ATGGAAGTCAGTCATATCCTACACTTCCTGCTTCTAGGATTTTCCTCTTTATTCGTTAGACATGTCGATGCACATGTTGGATTTGAAGCAACGACATCTTCAACACTGCTCACAAGCAAATCCACCCATGGGTGCAATCAGGATATGGACTTCAGGATGGTAGATTGCTCACATAGAGACTTGAAAGAAGTTCCTCAGGATCTTTCTAAGGACATCGTTTTGCTGGATTTGTCAAATAACCGAATCAAAATGCTTTTGAACTCTTCGTTCGATGTATACCCTCTGATCACCAGTTTGTATATTTCTAACAATGATCTAGGAGTCATAGAATCTACCTCTTTTCATCCCCTCCATGGCTTAAAGATCCTGAACCTGTCCTGCAACCCTCGTCTTGTGCTTCCAGTAAAAGATGTCTTCAAGATGTCTCCACAACTGATCACTCTGTATTTGGAGGAAGCAAACTTAATGACACTCCCTAATGACACCCTACAGTCCAGTCAAAATCTCCACCGCTTACTTCTATCAAAGAACAAACTTTCCTTTATTAATATAAGTTCTTGTGGTAAGGTCGACAAAGTATACATGGATGGAAATCAAATACAGCGTATTGCAAAGGGATGGTTCACGTTTGTTTGCCACAGTGACTTCCTAGATCTTACAGATAACCCAATCCAATTTGTAGATCCTGACGACTTTGCATCGTTGAACATTCGCTCACTAAAGCTGGGTTTCTATCCCTTGAGTGAGGAGGTATTAATTAACACCACACTCGGCATCTCAAAATCAAACCTCCAGGAGCTCACGATCGTGAGAGGGTACTCTGGTGCGTTTCCTGAAGGTCTGTTTGACCCGTTGTGTAATTCATCCCTCTCTGTCTTGAACTTCTACGGGAATGAACTTACGTACCTCCCTCCTTTAGTCTTTGCGAAtttgacaaaactcaaacagtTTACTTTCAGTTATAACAGCCTTCCCATTGATATAATTCCTCCAGAAATTTTTAATGGCATGGAATCACTGGACGTATTGAATATCAGCAACAACGATATAACAGAAATAAATCCTGACAACCAGACCTGGACATTAGTTAACTTAACACAACTGAACTTACGAGAAAACAGTTTAACCAAAATACTCTCATCTACTTTTCGTGGTTTAGAGAGCTTGATCTCCTTAGACATGAATTCAAACAAAGAACTCTCTTTCTTAGAGTTGAATGCATTTTCAGGTCTCAGCAGTATTCAGTATATTGATCTGTCAGGAACCAACGTTTATGATTTACAACTTAACATCCCAACGCTAAGAATACTATCCCTGAATTTTATTCTAGAGTCACCAAATTGGACACCATCAAGATCACCGTTTCGGTATCTACAATCTCTTGTTGATTTCAGCTTAAGGAAGTCTAGCATTTTCATTGTTCACCTGTTTAGCAACGCGACGAATGCCTCTCTTTTCGATGGATTGTTGAATCTCCATCGTCTTGACCTCAGCGGAAATTATTTCGACGGAACTAAGTTCTTCGATAATACTCTACCACCTGGAATATTTCGTCAACTCTTTGCTTTACAGGAGCTCATCATAGATGActgcaaaattgaaaatgtacaCCCTCACTTCTTCACTGGTTTGGAATCTCTCCAGACATTAAGTTTGAAAGGAAACAACATCAAAAGTCTTGATGGAAGACTCTTATGGATTTTGCCTCAATTGGGATCAATAAACTTGGGGGGAAACCAAATTTCCTACTTGGAAAGATTGATATTCTTGAAAAACGCAAAACTCACCAAACTTTCACTGGCTGACAACAAGTTAACAAGTCTGAATCAAAGCGCTTTCAAGCCAATTGCGTCCTCTATTTCACTACTGGATCTATCAAATAACCCAATAGCTTGTAACTGTGACATTCAATGGCTTATAGATTTGTTAAATGAGAACATTGACTTGGACAACAAAGACAACACCATCTGCACGATAGCATCCATTGAACCTCTGCGTCTGAAACATCTGCTTGATTTTGATCCGAATCAATTTTGTACAGGCAATATTGGGCTCATTTCCTTGATTTCACTGACTATTGTTTGCTTTATCGTTATTTCCATAATCACTTATCACAACCGATGGTacttgaaatacaaaatatttctgCTAAAATTAGCCGCTGTTGGATACAGAGAGATGCAAGATGCCAGAGAACACGACGACTATGAGTTTGATCTGAACATCATATTTTACGACGACGACGAAGTATGGGTTCGCGAGCACTTCCGACCTGCTCTGGTAGAACACCTTCCACAGTTTCGGAGGAACGTCTTCGGTGATGAGGATCTCGTACTAGGCATGCATTACTTAGATGCGGTCGATTACGTGGTGACCCACAGTTACAAGACCATTATCGTACTCAGTAAAGCTGCTGTGAAGGACCGCTGGTTTGTTCTCAAGTTTCGTACGGCCATGGATCACGTGAGCGATACTCTGACAGAATTCGTGATGGTTGTCTTCCTTGAAGACATCCATGATGATGAAATGCCCTTCTTGGTTAGATTGTATCTCCGAGACGGTAGACCTTACATTCACTGGACCGAGGATGTGAGGGGGCAAGAATATTTCTGGAATAAACTAACCAAATATCTGACCATTAATTTAAGGACAAATGATATACTCCCAAACGAGTAG